Below is a window of Gossypium hirsutum isolate 1008001.06 chromosome A12, Gossypium_hirsutum_v2.1, whole genome shotgun sequence DNA.
ATGTGGATCAATATTGCATTTTTATGTTCGGGTTTTAGGAAAGGATGGCTTTTCGTTTTGTGGGTGTTTCTTATAATTGATTCTTTATTGATTATTCAGATGTTTAATGGTTATGATGGGctgttctctttttcttttaatgttcTTCGTGAATTTAGGCTTTTGAAGCAACATTTGTGAAAATGGAAAATGGGGTAGTAATGGTAGACAACAAGATTGCGGAAGAAAGAGTTGCCAATGAGGAAGTGGAGGTGAGGGTTGCTGGGGATTCCTGTGAAACAAAAGAACCGGTAGATGAGGTTTCTGGGGAGGCAATTGCAACACAGGAGATTTTGCAAGAACAGGCAGAAAAACCTGGAGTGGATGGCAGCAGTTTAGTTGCCGATGCAATTGGAAATGTTGAGACATTTGGTGATACTGGTTCAGAGGTAGTTAAGGAGAATTTGAATTTAGAACCTAAAGAAGAGACCTTTCAAGAGGCTGTTGAGGTTCTAACTGAGGTTGGAGCTCTGGAGAATGCAATTCCAAGTGAGGTTGGAACTCTGGAGGTTGTGGCAGAGTCGGTGGACCAGCAGAAAGGGGAGTGTGTTAGTGGTGGTGTGGTGTTGGATAAGATTGACGAGGGAGGGACTGAAATGGGCGAAAGGACTGATGAATTGAATAGTGCGAAGGAAGTACCTGAAGTCAGTGGTACCAGAGAAACAGAAGTTCCAAGGGACAAGGAAAAAAGGAATCTCAAGTTTGGTACAGTCATGGAGATGCCTGTAAAAGGAGATACTTATCAGGGAAAAGAGAGTACGGAAGTAAAAGGTGCCACAGCTGATCTTGATTCAGTAGATGGTGGTGACAAAGATGAAAAAGCAAATAAGGCTTTTGCTGCTGCGGAGGATACCATGAATGGAGAAGTAAAAGATTTATCTGGTGCTAGGGATATGAAGAATAATGGTGAGATTGATGAACTGAGAGATATGCTGTCTGAGCCAAGTAAATCTGTTGAAGAGACAGTTGCTTCTGCAGTCGGGAACTTATCCTCTTCAGAAAAGTTTACAGATGAGAGGAATGAGAAGATTGAGGTTGGTAAAGCTGATTTGAGAACAGAGGTTCATGATAGTTTTCAATCTCGGCTCCCTGATGAAATGGTGGGTAATAAATGTCAAGATATTGATTTTGTGACTGAACAATCTGATGATAAAGCAGAGAAAAGTCAACAAAATAAGCAAAGCACCCCAGTGACCCTAGAGCAGGAAGTGCAACATGCTCCAGGATCTTCAGTGTCTGCAAAAGCCAAAGAGATTGGGAAGAAAGCAGACATAACTCAGGAGCCTAAGACAAACACCTCTGTGACTAAAGAATGTTTAATTGTTCCTGCTCCGGCATCATCTGTTAAATCTACAAACCTTGCTACCCCTTCTCATCCTGCTGGCCTTGGGTGTGCTGCTCCGCTATTGGAACCTGCCCCCAGGGTGGTGCAGCAGCCTCGTGTGAATGGAAGTGTCTCTCAAGCACAGGCACAGGCACAGCAAATTGAAGATCCTGGTAATGTGGAGGCTGAGGAGAATGATGAGACTCGTGAAAAGCTTCAGTTGATTAGAGTTAAGTTTTTGCGGCTTGCAAATAGGCTCGGGCAGACTCCCCATAATGTTGTTGTGGCACAGGTTTTGTACAGACTAGGATTAGCTGAGCAGCTCCGGGGGAGAAATGGGGGCCGGGTTGGTGCCTTCAGCTTTGACCGCGCAAGTGCTATGGCTGAACAGCTTGAGGCAGCTGGAAATGAACCCCTTGATTTCGCCTGTACAATTATGGTCCTTGGGAAGACCGGAGTTGGTAAAAGTGCTACTATTAATTCAATATTTGATGAAATCAAGTTTGGCACTGATGCTTTCCAGACTGGTACCAATAAGGTTCAGGATGTTGTGGGTACTGTGCATGGTATTAAGGTTCGTGTAATCGACACACCAGGCCTTCTTCCTTCCTGGTCTGACCAATGCCAGAATGAGAAGATCCTTCACTCTGTTAAGCGTTTCATCAAGAAAACACCTCCAGATATTGTGTTGTACCTCGATAGGTTGGACATGCAAACAAGGGATTTTGGTGATATGCCCCTTTTGCATACCATAACTGATATCTTTGGTCCATCTATATGGTTTAATGCAATTGTGGTTTTGACTCATGCAGCTTCTGCTCCACCAGATGGTCCAAATGGTACTGCTTCTAGTTATGACATGTTTGTCACTCAGCGTTCTCATGTTGTACAGCAGGCTATTCGTCAGGCAGCTGGGGATATGCGACTCATGAATCCTGTTTCGTTAGTGGAGAATCACTCTGCATGTAGAACAAATAGGGCAGGCCAGAGAGTATTGCCAAATGGTCAGGTCTGGAAGCCTCATTTGTTGTTGCTTTCCTTTGCATCTAAAATTCTGGCAGAGGCAAACACACTGTTGAAGTTGCAAGATACTCCTCCAGGGAAGCCTTTTGCAACTCGAACAAGAGCACCTCCTCTACCTTTCCTTCTTTCATCTCTTCTTCAATCAAGACCGCAAGTTAAGCTTCCTGAAGAGCAGTATGGCGATGAGGATGGATTAGATGATGATTTGGATGAATCCTCAGACTCTGAGGATGAACCAGAATATGATGAGCTGCCACCTTTCAAGCGGTTGAGTAAAGCACAAATAGCAAAGCTTAGTAAAGCTCAGAAGAAAGCATATTTTGACGAGTTGGAATATAGGGAAAAGCTTTTTATGAAGAAACAACTGAAGGAAGAGAAAAAGCGGCGAAAGATGATGAAGAAAATGGCTGCTGCAGCCAAGGATCTGCCAAGTGAGTACGGTGAAAATGCAGAAGAAGAAAGTAGTGGTGCTTCTTCTGTTCCAGTTCCCATGCCAGATTTGGCGTTGCCTGCTTCTTTTGATTCTGATAATCCAACTCATCGCTATCGTTCCCTTGATTCCTCCAACCCATGGCTTGTTAGGCCTGTTCTAGATACACATGGTTGGGATCATGATGTTGGTTACGAAGGTATTAATGTTGAAAGACTGTTCGTTGCAAAAGAGAAATTTCCTATTTCTTTTTCTGGCCAGATTACAAAGGACAAAAGGGATGCCAATGTCCAAATGGAACTAGCCAGTTCTTTAAAGCATGGGGAAGGTAAAGCAACTTCAGTGGGTTTTGATATGCAGACTGttggaaaggatttagcctatACACTGCGCAGCGAGACCAGGTTTAGTAATCTGAAGAAGAATAAGGCAACAGCTGGCATCTCAGTTACACTCTTAGGTGATGCACTATCAGCTGGAGTGAAATTTGAAGACAAACTAATTGCTAATAAGCAGTTCCAGGTAGTCATGACTGGGGGTGCTATGACAGGACGCGGCGATCTTGCTTATGGGGGCAGCTTGGAAGCACAATTGAGGGATAAAGATTACCCTCTGGGTCGCTCCTTATCTACACTTGGTCTATCTATCATGGATTGGCATGGAGATCTCGCCATTGGATGCAATATACAATCACAGGTACCTGTTGGACGGTCTACAAACCTAATAGCTCGTGCCAATCTGAACAACAAAGGCGCAGGACAAGTCAGTTTACGAATAAATAGCTCTGAGCAGCTTCAGCTTGCTTTGACTTCTCTCTTTCCATTACTGAAAAAACTATTTGACTATTTCCATCAAGTGCAGTATGGACAATGATGAAAATTAGGTTTGCTACGGAAATGACATTTTTAAAAATGGCCATATCTCTGTGGTCTTTCAAGAGGTGAGTGAAACATTGAAAGTAAGGTGCTGAAATTTCTATAGTATTTTTCTACCATTTCTTTTTACTTTGCTGGATATGTTGATTGTAGTTTCTTTGGTTAGATATTTTGCATAATAAGGTTATTTTTGTTCCCATGGAACCATCCTCAATCAAGAATTGCTTCTTTTCTCACTTGCCTACATTATTAAAATACTATAGAATATATGTAGCCAAAATATTCTACAAATTGGTGATGATGAGGTGACATTTCAATATTCATCAGGGCCGGAATTAGAAATGTAGTGGCACATGATAAAAGATCACTTGCACGGGGTTAATTTGCAGGTGACATTGCCTGTGGATTAGCTTTTATGGAGCGTAAAGCAGTGATGAGGACGCCCCTAGTGGAACCCATGAGGGCCCCTATTCATGTGTAACAGCTGCAATTGAATTGTAAGGGAGTTGAGA
It encodes the following:
- the LOC107932645 gene encoding translocase of chloroplast 120, chloroplastic isoform X1: MSRHNQIWLNQERLDGPQSLSLSNKAFEATFVKMENGVVMVDNKIAEERVANEEVEVRVAGDSCETKEPVDEVSGEAIATQEILQEQAEKPGVDGSSLVADAIGNVETFGDTGSEVVKENLNLEPKEETFQEAVEVLTEVGALENAIPSEVGTLEVVAESVDQQKGECVSGGVVLDKIDEGGTEMGERTDELNSAKEVPEVSGTRETEVPRDKEKRNLKFGTVMEMPVKGDTYQGKESTEVKGATADLDSVDGGDKDEKANKAFAAAEDTMNGEVKDLSGARDMKNNGEIDELRDMLSEPSKSVEETVASAVGNLSSSEKFTDERNEKIEVGKADLRTEVHDSFQSRLPDEMVGNKCQDIDFVTEQSDDKAEKSQQNKQSTPVTLEQEVQHAPGSSVSAKAKEIGKKADITQEPKTNTSVTKECLIVPAPASSVKSTNLATPSHPAGLGCAAPLLEPAPRVVQQPRVNGSVSQAQAQAQQIEDPGNVEAEENDETREKLQLIRVKFLRLANRLGQTPHNVVVAQVLYRLGLAEQLRGRNGGRVGAFSFDRASAMAEQLEAAGNEPLDFACTIMVLGKTGVGKSATINSIFDEIKFGTDAFQTGTNKVQDVVGTVHGIKVRVIDTPGLLPSWSDQCQNEKILHSVKRFIKKTPPDIVLYLDRLDMQTRDFGDMPLLHTITDIFGPSIWFNAIVVLTHAASAPPDGPNGTASSYDMFVTQRSHVVQQAIRQAAGDMRLMNPVSLVENHSACRTNRAGQRVLPNGQVWKPHLLLLSFASKILAEANTLLKLQDTPPGKPFATRTRAPPLPFLLSSLLQSRPQVKLPEEQYGDEDGLDDDLDESSDSEDEPEYDELPPFKRLSKAQIAKLSKAQKKAYFDELEYREKLFMKKQLKEEKKRRKMMKKMAAAAKDLPSEYGENAEEESSGASSVPVPMPDLALPASFDSDNPTHRYRSLDSSNPWLVRPVLDTHGWDHDVGYEGINVERLFVAKEKFPISFSGQITKDKRDANVQMELASSLKHGEGKATSVGFDMQTVGKDLAYTLRSETRFSNLKKNKATAGISVTLLGDALSAGVKFEDKLIANKQFQVVMTGGAMTGRGDLAYGGSLEAQLRDKDYPLGRSLSTLGLSIMDWHGDLAIGCNIQSQVPVGRSTNLIARANLNNKGAGQVSLRINSSEQLQLALTSLFPLLKKLFDYFHQVQYGQ
- the LOC107932645 gene encoding translocase of chloroplast 120, chloroplastic isoform X2; protein product: MENGVVMVDNKIAEERVANEEVEVRVAGDSCETKEPVDEVSGEAIATQEILQEQAEKPGVDGSSLVADAIGNVETFGDTGSEVVKENLNLEPKEETFQEAVEVLTEVGALENAIPSEVGTLEVVAESVDQQKGECVSGGVVLDKIDEGGTEMGERTDELNSAKEVPEVSGTRETEVPRDKEKRNLKFGTVMEMPVKGDTYQGKESTEVKGATADLDSVDGGDKDEKANKAFAAAEDTMNGEVKDLSGARDMKNNGEIDELRDMLSEPSKSVEETVASAVGNLSSSEKFTDERNEKIEVGKADLRTEVHDSFQSRLPDEMVGNKCQDIDFVTEQSDDKAEKSQQNKQSTPVTLEQEVQHAPGSSVSAKAKEIGKKADITQEPKTNTSVTKECLIVPAPASSVKSTNLATPSHPAGLGCAAPLLEPAPRVVQQPRVNGSVSQAQAQAQQIEDPGNVEAEENDETREKLQLIRVKFLRLANRLGQTPHNVVVAQVLYRLGLAEQLRGRNGGRVGAFSFDRASAMAEQLEAAGNEPLDFACTIMVLGKTGVGKSATINSIFDEIKFGTDAFQTGTNKVQDVVGTVHGIKVRVIDTPGLLPSWSDQCQNEKILHSVKRFIKKTPPDIVLYLDRLDMQTRDFGDMPLLHTITDIFGPSIWFNAIVVLTHAASAPPDGPNGTASSYDMFVTQRSHVVQQAIRQAAGDMRLMNPVSLVENHSACRTNRAGQRVLPNGQVWKPHLLLLSFASKILAEANTLLKLQDTPPGKPFATRTRAPPLPFLLSSLLQSRPQVKLPEEQYGDEDGLDDDLDESSDSEDEPEYDELPPFKRLSKAQIAKLSKAQKKAYFDELEYREKLFMKKQLKEEKKRRKMMKKMAAAAKDLPSEYGENAEEESSGASSVPVPMPDLALPASFDSDNPTHRYRSLDSSNPWLVRPVLDTHGWDHDVGYEGINVERLFVAKEKFPISFSGQITKDKRDANVQMELASSLKHGEGKATSVGFDMQTVGKDLAYTLRSETRFSNLKKNKATAGISVTLLGDALSAGVKFEDKLIANKQFQVVMTGGAMTGRGDLAYGGSLEAQLRDKDYPLGRSLSTLGLSIMDWHGDLAIGCNIQSQVPVGRSTNLIARANLNNKGAGQVSLRINSSEQLQLALTSLFPLLKKLFDYFHQVQYGQ